From a single Vibrio campbellii CAIM 519 = NBRC 15631 = ATCC 25920 genomic region:
- a CDS encoding DMT family transporter, with amino-acid sequence MLYSRYTSYQLGVFSILFASVLWGTTGTVASLAPDISSLAIGAFSMGVGGLFQAALSRKQLLNDFKKILIHKRKLAISAIALAAYPLAFYSSMRLAGVATGTVISIATAPFFAAILECLFSKGKRITKKWLLSFSVGIAGIMLLVFSESPATDTVNNLRLIGILLGFIAGLCYAVYSWIAKTLIEQGVQSQSALGSIFGFGSLILLPTLLVTGDNLFASTTNILVVGYMALIPMGLGYIAYGFGLRFVTASNASLITLFEPVVAAVLAVVVVGESIPMLGWSGIGLILICLLIQVKGR; translated from the coding sequence ATGTTGTACAGTCGCTATACTTCCTATCAGCTTGGCGTTTTCTCAATACTGTTTGCCTCAGTCTTATGGGGTACTACAGGTACAGTCGCTAGTTTAGCTCCAGATATTAGCTCTCTAGCAATAGGCGCTTTTTCAATGGGTGTTGGTGGGCTTTTTCAAGCCGCACTATCCCGCAAACAATTGCTAAATGATTTCAAAAAGATTCTGATTCACAAGAGAAAATTAGCGATCAGCGCAATTGCTTTGGCTGCCTACCCATTAGCATTTTACTCCTCGATGAGGCTGGCTGGTGTCGCAACTGGTACCGTGATTTCTATTGCCACAGCACCGTTTTTTGCGGCCATACTTGAGTGTCTATTTAGCAAAGGTAAAAGAATTACGAAAAAATGGTTGCTAAGCTTCTCTGTCGGAATTGCAGGCATCATGTTGTTGGTTTTCTCTGAGTCACCTGCAACCGATACAGTTAATAACTTAAGACTGATTGGCATCTTGTTGGGTTTTATTGCGGGTTTGTGTTATGCCGTCTATTCGTGGATTGCTAAGACACTGATTGAACAGGGTGTCCAATCCCAATCGGCTTTAGGCAGTATTTTTGGTTTTGGTTCGTTAATTTTGCTCCCAACACTTTTGGTTACTGGAGATAATCTTTTTGCATCAACAACCAATATTCTGGTAGTTGGCTATATGGCGTTGATTCCAATGGGTTTGGGTTATATTGCTTATGGATTTGGCCTAAGGTTTGTAACCGCCAGTAATGCAAGTTTGATTACACTTTTTGAACCTGTTGTAGCAGCAGTTTTGGCAGTGGTGGTGGTTGGCGAGTCGATACCAATGCTTGGATGGAGTGGCATCGGTTTAATCCTGATTTGTTTGTTGATTCAAGTGAAAGGTAGATAG
- a CDS encoding AraC family transcriptional regulator translates to MKTSLSIRTYTKRSSRHVHDSYHQLVLPIQGNIHIDMDGFLGKVSVGECVVLPKGVAHGFYADEAARFIVADLDELPSHLISEELAVFSISPPLLSFIHFVEKQLEYQVDSAIEASMVNIFTLLLGQQELSQTNDPRIRAVQLMISERLAEPHTIQSLAKIAYLSPTQFKKLFKENIGVSVLKYITEQRMEKAKALLTHTDLPVQWVAELVGYSDLSAFSRRFSAHYGMSPREFARS, encoded by the coding sequence ATGAAAACTAGTTTAAGTATTCGCACTTACACAAAGCGCTCTAGTCGCCATGTTCACGATAGCTATCATCAACTGGTACTGCCTATTCAAGGTAATATTCATATTGATATGGATGGTTTCTTGGGTAAGGTGAGTGTCGGTGAATGCGTGGTGCTCCCAAAAGGTGTAGCACATGGATTTTATGCTGATGAAGCAGCACGATTCATTGTAGCTGATCTTGATGAACTGCCTTCTCATTTGATCAGTGAGGAACTAGCAGTTTTTTCGATCTCTCCCCCTCTGTTGAGCTTTATTCACTTTGTTGAAAAGCAACTTGAATATCAGGTGGATAGTGCAATTGAAGCATCTATGGTAAATATCTTCACCTTATTGCTGGGGCAGCAAGAGTTGTCTCAAACTAACGATCCACGGATTCGAGCAGTGCAGTTGATGATCAGTGAACGGTTAGCCGAGCCTCATACCATTCAGTCGCTTGCTAAGATTGCGTATCTTAGTCCAACTCAGTTCAAGAAGCTTTTCAAAGAAAACATAGGGGTGAGTGTACTCAAATACATCACTGAGCAACGTATGGAGAAGGCTAAGGCACTGCTAACCCATACTGACTTACCTGTGCAGTGGGTAGCTGAGCTAGTAGGATATAGCGACCTTTCAGCTTTTAGCCGACGCTTTTCCGCCCACTATGGAATGTCTCCAAGGGAGTTCGCGCGCTCTTGA
- a CDS encoding recombinase family protein — MLIGYARVSSSDQSLDVQVEQLTLLDCEKIFQENASGKSTERDQLNAMLEFSREGDTIHVMKVDRLARNTIDALQIADALAKKGAGLVFHDLGNVDINSDVGHVIYTTISAFAEMERKRILQRCNEGRERARAEGRHLDRFPNKTLHSRIQELAEQGMNKHAISKELGCSRTTVYKVLE, encoded by the coding sequence ATGCTTATTGGCTATGCGCGGGTCAGCTCCAGCGATCAATCTCTCGATGTCCAAGTCGAACAGCTGACATTACTCGACTGTGAAAAAATTTTCCAAGAAAACGCCAGCGGAAAAAGTACGGAGCGTGACCAGTTAAACGCCATGCTCGAGTTTTCTCGTGAGGGCGACACCATTCACGTGATGAAAGTAGATCGTTTGGCCCGTAATACCATTGACGCATTGCAAATAGCCGATGCATTGGCGAAAAAAGGTGCTGGCTTGGTTTTTCACGATCTCGGCAATGTCGATATTAATAGCGATGTTGGCCACGTCATCTATACCACGATTTCCGCGTTCGCAGAGATGGAAAGAAAACGTATTTTACAGCGCTGTAATGAGGGTAGGGAGCGCGCTAGAGCCGAAGGGAGGCACCTCGACCGATTTCCTAATAAGACCTTACATTCACGCATACAGGAGCTTGCAGAGCAGGGAATGAACAAGCACGCGATCAGCAAAGAGTTAGGGTGCAGCCGGACGACGGTGTATAAGGTGCTGGAGTGA
- a CDS encoding type II toxin-antitoxin system Phd/YefM family antitoxin, which produces MQSLTANTAKTKFGDLLMKVQREPVQISKNGSPVAVVMSCEEYEELEALKMAMVKSRFEQAERDIVNGDLVDGETFMNELDSGKFD; this is translated from the coding sequence ATGCAATCATTAACCGCAAACACAGCAAAAACTAAATTTGGTGACTTACTGATGAAAGTACAGCGAGAGCCAGTACAAATCAGCAAGAATGGTTCCCCTGTAGCAGTTGTCATGTCATGTGAAGAATACGAGGAACTAGAAGCCTTGAAGATGGCGATGGTGAAATCACGTTTTGAGCAAGCGGAACGAGACATCGTGAATGGAGATTTGGTGGATGGTGAGACCTTCATGAACGAATTAGATTCAGGCAAGTTTGACTAA
- a CDS encoding type II toxin-antitoxin system RelE/ParE family toxin, translated as MTRYKLSPAAQTDLIDIRHYTLENWGGAQWTNYFGELKQSMALLASNELIGIDMPELGTGYCRFPLKHHVIYYIRKPDHIVIAAVLGRNMSPAKHFQRQL; from the coding sequence ATGACACGATACAAACTTTCTCCCGCAGCCCAAACGGACCTAATTGACATTCGCCATTACACGCTTGAAAACTGGGGAGGCGCACAGTGGACCAATTATTTTGGAGAGTTAAAACAATCAATGGCGTTGTTAGCGAGCAATGAGTTAATTGGCATTGACATGCCGGAACTTGGAACTGGTTATTGCCGCTTTCCGTTAAAGCATCATGTCATCTATTACATCAGGAAACCGGACCATATTGTTATTGCCGCTGTCCTAGGGCGTAACATGTCACCGGCTAAGCACTTTCAGCGACAGTTATAG
- a CDS encoding recombinase family protein — MPQYAYLRVSSDSQDVANQKHGIYEYCNRVGIVNLCFIEDVVTGKKKWHERKLGELIDGMEVGDKLIFAEVSRIARSTLQVLEVLEVCMAKGIDVYIAKQNMQLDGSMQAKITATVLGLAAEIEREFISMRTKEALAARKKAGVTLGRPKGKAEKLKLDPKRDQIEKYLGMGLGIRPTAKLIDEAPSTLRDYIKRRGLRAITVAESA, encoded by the coding sequence ATGCCACAATACGCCTACCTTCGAGTTTCTTCAGATAGCCAAGATGTAGCAAACCAGAAACACGGTATCTACGAGTATTGCAATCGTGTCGGAATAGTTAACTTATGCTTTATCGAAGATGTCGTTACAGGCAAAAAGAAGTGGCATGAACGTAAACTAGGTGAACTTATTGATGGAATGGAGGTTGGTGACAAACTGATCTTCGCGGAGGTCAGTCGAATTGCACGTTCTACACTTCAGGTTCTTGAAGTGCTTGAGGTATGCATGGCCAAGGGCATCGATGTCTACATTGCTAAACAGAACATGCAGCTAGATGGTTCCATGCAAGCAAAAATCACCGCAACGGTGCTAGGCCTCGCTGCAGAGATAGAGCGAGAGTTCATTTCGATGAGAACTAAAGAAGCTTTAGCTGCAAGAAAAAAAGCCGGTGTTACCCTTGGTAGACCTAAAGGTAAGGCGGAAAAACTTAAGCTCGATCCTAAAAGAGATCAAATTGAAAAATATCTAGGCATGGGGCTTGGGATTCGTCCTACAGCAAAGCTTATTGATGAAGCCCCAAGTACATTACGAGATTACATCAAACGCAGAGGCTTAAGAGCTATAACTGTCGCTGAAAGTGCTTAG
- a CDS encoding replication initiation protein, producing MSDEEYFYPVVSDNLPKHIKKGHQLVFSRQDLSAREADMFALMIAHMKANDWERSTPHYEFTSHQLSEWLGVESKHIGSNLSPVANRLASRKIGIKIETGKGDIEFDYRPLFKHIAYKNGTLTMVPNDMLKSEYIEYNQGFALINTRNFFDVKKEYSKRLYELLSRFKDKGFEMHQQKLDELKGVFGLLDEAGKLKKDKSSFKNNSVFMKRCIRESIKELTEHPQIRKELLFLEGENGEKGFEVIKKGRTITGIKFLFRWIKLGTIEELNQHDALKTIRELELKRLQDKIKLTEAELEALAIAYRYIGKEQHALKVEESLSKRHLNREPEINNGHQSEVDSLLDKIDTLSEISDNPDY from the coding sequence ATGAGTGATGAAGAGTACTTTTACCCAGTCGTAAGTGATAACTTACCGAAACATATAAAGAAAGGTCATCAACTGGTATTTAGTCGCCAGGATCTCTCTGCTCGAGAAGCGGATATGTTTGCATTGATGATCGCACACATGAAAGCGAACGACTGGGAGCGCAGTACCCCTCATTATGAGTTCACGTCACATCAGCTATCTGAGTGGTTAGGTGTAGAGTCTAAACATATCGGGAGTAATTTAAGTCCAGTAGCCAATCGTCTTGCGAGCCGAAAAATCGGTATAAAAATAGAGACTGGCAAAGGGGATATTGAATTCGATTACCGTCCGCTTTTCAAACACATCGCATACAAAAATGGCACCTTGACTATGGTGCCTAATGACATGCTCAAATCTGAGTACATCGAGTACAACCAGGGCTTTGCACTCATTAACACTCGCAATTTCTTTGATGTAAAAAAAGAGTATTCAAAACGCCTCTATGAATTGCTCAGCCGATTTAAAGACAAAGGCTTTGAAATGCATCAACAGAAGCTTGATGAGTTAAAAGGGGTCTTTGGGCTACTCGATGAGGCTGGCAAACTCAAGAAAGACAAAAGCTCATTCAAAAATAACAGTGTGTTCATGAAACGCTGTATTCGAGAGAGCATCAAAGAGCTTACTGAACACCCTCAAATCAGAAAAGAACTGCTGTTCTTGGAAGGAGAAAATGGGGAGAAGGGTTTTGAGGTCATTAAAAAAGGTCGAACTATCACCGGTATCAAGTTCCTGTTCCGCTGGATAAAACTTGGCACGATAGAAGAGCTAAACCAACACGATGCGTTAAAAACAATTCGAGAGCTAGAGCTAAAACGCCTACAAGACAAGATAAAGCTGACAGAGGCCGAGCTTGAAGCGTTGGCCATTGCTTACCGCTATATCGGCAAAGAGCAGCATGCTCTGAAGGTAGAAGAAAGTCTCTCTAAGCGACACTTAAACCGAGAACCAGAAATTAATAATGGCCATCAAAGTGAGGTTGACTCGCTCCTAGATAAAATCGATACCTTATCTGAGATTAGTGATAACCCTGATTACTAG
- a CDS encoding LysE family translocator, translating into MTTLWDLLPAMSLFAFVTAITPGPNNLLLANSGAQFGVRESWRHLIGIRIGVIGLILLCACGVGVAFQTHPNWYLSIKYVGVAYMLWLMIKLLCTNPLSGKSTKNKPISMTQATLFQLGNMKAWMASLALVTSYSLPSSYWFSVALITVVFTTFGLLANIVWVWFGEKIRIYLDTVLKQRLFNISLAAITLISLLPVLEHSI; encoded by the coding sequence ATGACGACATTATGGGACTTATTGCCAGCCATGAGTTTATTCGCGTTTGTAACGGCTATAACACCGGGACCAAATAACTTATTGCTCGCCAACTCAGGGGCACAATTTGGTGTCCGAGAATCATGGCGACACCTGATTGGTATCCGTATTGGTGTTATTGGATTAATCCTACTTTGTGCGTGTGGTGTCGGTGTCGCTTTTCAGACTCATCCAAACTGGTATCTATCAATAAAATACGTCGGTGTAGCTTACATGCTCTGGTTAATGATAAAGCTGTTGTGTACCAACCCTTTGTCGGGCAAATCCACAAAGAACAAGCCAATCAGTATGACTCAGGCTACGTTATTTCAACTGGGAAATATGAAGGCTTGGATGGCATCACTTGCTTTGGTCACAAGCTATAGCCTTCCCTCTAGCTATTGGTTCTCTGTGGCATTGATTACCGTCGTGTTTACGACATTCGGGTTGTTGGCGAATATAGTTTGGGTCTGGTTTGGTGAAAAAATCCGAATTTATCTCGATACTGTACTAAAACAACGCCTGTTCAATATCAGCCTAGCAGCGATAACGCTTATATCATTGTTGCCGGTGTTGGAGCACTCTATCTGA
- a CDS encoding PLP-dependent aminotransferase family protein, producing the protein MLVPDISGRSGPKFMALADAIAEVIESGELEPDTKLPPQRILSYRLSVTVGTVTRAYQELERRGLTEPKVGSGTYVRNRETELNHFYHPVLEEKGIDLARCRPLLLSQPKFLASALKELSHEEIAQAAVLDYYSADGIHGHNETLRQWLMTKFNINVDARRLVWTHGGQHGISLIIQSLSRPNDTILAEGLCYPEFIYACQQSERKLVPVKVDEHGLDPEDLALHCKRHRPKLLYLTPGIQNPTGAQLTDSRRLKIIEICRRYNVLIIEDDVLYCPPSHRKSPLVAIAPDITLYVGSFSKYFAGGLRLGFIMLPLSFKDLLQRALRASCMYVSPLIIDLVCRWLNSGAMQAVDEEIAMELSARHRIWKTVFPEIQIGVPGYNVWLPLPEPLTGYHFNQSLLKHGVRVREAEMFTVGRYQVPAAVRISLAGPLSRPQLQSALDIVRDQITRLT; encoded by the coding sequence ATGTTGGTCCCTGATATATCTGGTCGCTCCGGACCTAAGTTTATGGCACTGGCTGATGCGATTGCTGAGGTGATAGAAAGTGGAGAACTCGAACCGGATACTAAATTACCCCCTCAGCGGATTTTATCTTATCGGTTGAGTGTGACGGTTGGAACGGTGACAAGGGCTTATCAGGAGCTTGAGCGAAGGGGGTTAACGGAGCCAAAAGTAGGAAGCGGCACTTATGTTCGGAACAGAGAAACTGAACTGAACCACTTTTATCATCCGGTATTGGAAGAAAAAGGCATTGACCTGGCGCGCTGCCGACCTTTGTTATTGTCACAACCTAAATTTCTTGCTAGCGCGTTGAAAGAGTTATCTCACGAAGAAATTGCGCAGGCAGCGGTACTGGATTACTACTCCGCTGATGGCATTCATGGTCATAACGAGACTCTTCGACAATGGCTGATGACCAAATTCAATATCAATGTTGATGCCCGGCGTTTAGTGTGGACACATGGAGGCCAGCACGGAATATCGTTGATTATTCAATCGCTAAGCCGTCCCAATGATACCATTCTTGCCGAAGGGCTGTGTTATCCGGAATTTATCTATGCATGTCAGCAATCCGAACGAAAGCTAGTGCCTGTAAAGGTCGATGAACATGGATTAGATCCAGAAGATCTGGCTTTGCACTGTAAGAGACATCGGCCCAAACTACTTTACCTGACTCCGGGAATACAAAATCCGACTGGCGCCCAGTTGACGGATAGCCGAAGACTGAAAATTATTGAGATATGCCGTCGTTACAATGTGCTAATTATTGAGGACGATGTACTCTACTGCCCGCCGTCTCATCGAAAGAGCCCTTTAGTGGCTATCGCTCCAGACATTACCTTATACGTGGGTAGTTTTTCTAAGTACTTCGCGGGTGGATTGCGACTGGGATTTATCATGTTGCCATTATCCTTCAAGGATTTATTACAACGTGCTCTAAGAGCCAGTTGTATGTATGTTAGCCCTTTGATCATCGATCTGGTATGTCGTTGGCTAAATAGTGGAGCTATGCAGGCAGTAGATGAAGAGATCGCCATGGAGCTCAGTGCTCGTCATCGGATCTGGAAGACAGTATTTCCCGAAATCCAGATCGGCGTTCCTGGCTACAATGTGTGGCTACCTTTGCCTGAGCCGTTAACAGGGTATCATTTTAACCAATCGTTGCTGAAACATGGGGTCAGAGTGAGAGAAGCGGAAATGTTTACTGTAGGTCGGTATCAAGTGCCGGCAGCAGTGAGGATATCACTGGCAGGTCCATTAAGCCGCCCACAATTACAATCAGCTCTAGATATCGTCAGAGACCAAATCACAAGGCTCACTTAA
- a CDS encoding tetratricopeptide repeat protein — protein MRRVITLTLLLFSSFAQSADFDKGFDAYNQGDFKTAYSEWFPLAEQGEANAQFNLALMYLYGQGITQDDKQAVYWYRKAAEQGDAIAQRNLGVMYSHGRGVAQDDKQAFYWFHKAAEQGLPKAQYILGLMYLNGQGVIQDDNQAIYWFRKAAGQGGVMSQYYLGFIYFNGQGVTQDDKQAVYWYRKAAEQGLARAQSNLGVMYSHGRGVAQDEKQAVYWLHKAAEQGDAIAQHNLGFMNQNGQDDKQAVYWYRKAAEQGLARAQSNLGFMYLHGQGLIQDDKQAVYWFRKAAKQGFAIAQHNLGLVYLNGKGVTQDNAQAYMWLSLARHNGYKNTKENFNTLNKLMTPSDIIEAQEAFKVCLESNYKKCG, from the coding sequence ATGAGAAGAGTTATCACACTCACTTTGCTCTTGTTTTCATCGTTTGCACAGTCGGCAGACTTTGATAAAGGTTTTGATGCTTACAATCAAGGAGATTTTAAGACGGCCTACAGTGAGTGGTTTCCTTTGGCTGAGCAGGGAGAAGCGAACGCTCAATTTAATCTTGCTTTGATGTATTTATATGGTCAAGGTATAACACAAGATGATAAACAAGCGGTTTATTGGTATCGCAAAGCCGCTGAGCAAGGAGATGCGATTGCTCAACGCAACCTTGGGGTGATGTATTCACATGGTCGAGGCGTTGCTCAAGATGATAAACAAGCGTTTTATTGGTTTCACAAAGCGGCTGAACAAGGGCTTCCGAAGGCTCAATATATTCTTGGGTTGATGTACTTAAATGGTCAAGGCGTGATTCAAGATGATAATCAAGCGATTTATTGGTTTCGAAAAGCCGCTGGGCAGGGGGGCGTAATGTCTCAATACTATCTTGGGTTTATTTACTTTAATGGTCAAGGTGTAACTCAAGATGATAAACAAGCGGTTTATTGGTATCGCAAAGCGGCTGAACAGGGGCTTGCGAGAGCTCAATCTAATCTTGGGGTGATGTATTCACATGGTCGAGGCGTTGCTCAAGATGAAAAACAAGCGGTTTATTGGCTTCACAAAGCCGCTGAGCAAGGAGATGCGATTGCTCAACATAACCTTGGATTCATGAATCAAAATGGTCAAGATGATAAACAAGCGGTTTATTGGTATCGCAAAGCGGCTGAACAGGGGCTTGCGAGAGCTCAATCTAATCTTGGGTTCATGTACTTACATGGTCAAGGTTTGATTCAAGATGATAAACAAGCGGTTTATTGGTTTCGCAAAGCCGCCAAACAAGGGTTTGCGATAGCTCAACACAACCTTGGCTTGGTGTATTTAAATGGTAAAGGTGTTACTCAAGATAACGCGCAAGCGTATATGTGGCTATCTTTAGCTAGACATAATGGATATAAGAATACCAAAGAAAACTTTAATACCTTAAATAAATTAATGACACCTAGTGATATTATCGAAGCTCAAGAAGCGTTTAAGGTATGCTTGGAATCTAATTATAAAAAATGTGGCTAA
- a CDS encoding VOC family protein, whose translation MILNHVSVGASDVVKAVGFYDSVLSTLSIKRAHYIENIAAAYGENFEFWVGSPCEGKTTSSNGAHIAFNAPSKEAVDQFYATAIELGGSCAGKPGLRPEYGETYYAAFVRDLDGNKIEAVSM comes from the coding sequence ATGATTCTAAATCACGTCTCAGTTGGCGCTTCTGATGTGGTAAAAGCGGTTGGTTTTTATGACTCAGTTCTTTCTACGTTGTCTATTAAGCGTGCTCACTATATAGAAAATATCGCAGCGGCTTATGGTGAAAACTTTGAATTTTGGGTCGGCAGCCCCTGTGAAGGAAAAACTACATCAAGTAATGGTGCTCATATTGCTTTCAATGCGCCTTCAAAAGAAGCTGTAGACCAATTCTATGCTACAGCAATTGAATTGGGTGGTTCATGTGCAGGTAAGCCAGGCTTAAGACCTGAGTATGGTGAGACTTACTATGCAGCGTTCGTACGTGACTTAGACGGAAACAAGATCGAAGCCGTTTCAATGTAG
- a CDS encoding MazG nucleotide pyrophosphohydrolase domain-containing protein: protein MKLSELQSHIKEFDYAPEQSEHYFLKLIEEVGELSESIRKGKSGQPTLDELKGSVAEELYDVLYYVCALANIHGVNLEKTHELKEVLNKAKYNR from the coding sequence ATGAAGTTATCTGAGTTACAAAGTCATATAAAAGAATTCGATTATGCGCCAGAGCAATCTGAACACTATTTTTTAAAACTAATCGAAGAAGTTGGCGAATTATCGGAATCTATTCGCAAAGGCAAAAGTGGGCAACCAACGCTAGATGAGCTCAAAGGTTCAGTCGCAGAAGAGTTATATGACGTTTTGTATTATGTTTGTGCTCTAGCCAATATTCACGGTGTAAACCTTGAGAAAACGCATGAACTAAAAGAAGTTTTGAATAAAGCTAAGTACAACCGATAA
- a CDS encoding ParB family protein, translating into MAKKRGGSPLGNAPGSQEAQQSAAKANLTTLTQQLTAELDKAGTSAAEYLQEQFGLESVGQSMVWQLASGNTATFNEVTLSFEQVRDETFVTFDVNGRDQSLLTAESLSDLNSLEFQQFYPAVGREIEGKIDVLDGSRRRAWFLLQEGRVKTFRILVTQDEISTADAKALAKQLQTAKEHNQREIGLQCQILMKSGELTQEDTAKILNLSRQAVGRALKAASIDSKLIALFPVVNDLSHTDYSILAKVMKAFTDDKKALSSFIKKIASKAVNAQAEQSQEDRKESLISVIKAELKIVEAKQESDKAEITPLAQFDSKGMFARKRVKGRNFSYEFGRLSKEMQDKLDAAISKVLKDN; encoded by the coding sequence ATGGCGAAAAAACGCGGCGGTAGCCCTTTAGGTAACGCACCAGGTTCTCAAGAAGCCCAACAATCAGCAGCTAAAGCGAACCTGACCACTTTAACGCAGCAGTTGACGGCAGAACTGGATAAAGCCGGCACCAGTGCCGCTGAGTACTTGCAAGAACAGTTTGGTCTTGAATCTGTCGGCCAGAGCATGGTTTGGCAGCTAGCATCAGGTAATACTGCGACGTTTAACGAAGTGACACTGTCATTCGAACAAGTTCGAGATGAAACGTTTGTTACTTTCGATGTGAATGGACGCGATCAATCGCTTCTTACTGCTGAGTCCCTATCTGATCTGAATTCGCTGGAGTTTCAACAGTTCTATCCGGCCGTAGGTCGAGAAATTGAAGGCAAGATTGATGTGTTGGATGGCTCTCGCCGCCGTGCTTGGTTCTTACTTCAAGAAGGTCGTGTAAAAACATTCCGAATTCTCGTCACCCAAGACGAAATTTCGACCGCTGATGCAAAAGCGCTGGCCAAGCAGTTACAAACAGCTAAAGAGCACAACCAACGTGAGATTGGCTTGCAGTGCCAAATACTGATGAAGAGTGGTGAGCTTACTCAAGAAGATACGGCAAAAATATTAAACCTTAGCCGTCAAGCGGTGGGCCGTGCGCTGAAAGCTGCCAGTATTGATAGTAAGCTGATCGCCCTATTCCCTGTTGTTAATGACTTGTCTCACACAGATTACTCTATCTTGGCTAAAGTGATGAAAGCGTTTACTGATGACAAGAAAGCTCTGAGTAGCTTCATCAAAAAAATAGCGAGTAAAGCTGTCAATGCTCAGGCTGAGCAAAGCCAAGAAGATAGAAAAGAATCTCTCATTTCTGTCATTAAAGCAGAGCTAAAAATTGTCGAAGCAAAACAAGAATCAGACAAAGCAGAAATCACTCCCCTCGCCCAGTTCGATAGCAAAGGCATGTTTGCCCGCAAGCGCGTGAAGGGCCGTAATTTCTCTTATGAGTTCGGTCGTTTATCGAAAGAAATGCAAGACAAGCTAGATGCAGCAATCTCTAAGGTTTTAAAAGATAACTAG
- a CDS encoding ParA family protein, giving the protein MDTQQTTSHFQSLKQGADAYIKRRNQRLLANHRKELRNFTRAEASAYLGIDAKTLDKYVTAADIDPRRHEDSQWSIDIAEMYRVRDLLPEALRKEPKFSRSEQQSAQVIVIQNQKGGVGKTVSAATVASGLATEFHQKYRVGLIDMDGQATLSMYYAPEADQEGNLSVGDLIMRNFDLDEDETFEQAVSEAFLETTIPNLRILPAAQSDRAIEGWFHEQVFSHKLPSPYSILAEIIDAVKDEFDIIIIDTPPSLGYATYNAYFAATSVVFPLSITENDIDATCSYFSYIPQVWALLANANHDGYDFMKILLTNHRDSSTTTELMNSLYDHFAPYLYSKEFKHSEAIRQASSLLSTVFDMSKSEYPKSKSTFQTAQQNGYEVTSQIQRDILNVWREQEQA; this is encoded by the coding sequence ATGGATACTCAACAAACCACGTCACACTTTCAATCTCTCAAGCAAGGTGCCGATGCTTACATTAAGCGCCGTAACCAGCGCTTACTGGCGAACCATCGCAAAGAGTTACGCAACTTTACCCGTGCAGAAGCCTCTGCTTACTTAGGTATCGATGCTAAAACGCTGGATAAATACGTAACTGCAGCGGATATTGATCCTCGTCGTCATGAAGATTCTCAGTGGTCGATTGATATTGCGGAAATGTACCGTGTACGTGATTTGTTGCCAGAGGCATTGCGTAAAGAGCCAAAGTTTTCGCGTAGCGAACAGCAATCAGCACAAGTCATCGTCATCCAAAACCAGAAAGGTGGCGTTGGTAAAACTGTGTCTGCCGCGACTGTCGCATCTGGTTTAGCTACAGAGTTCCATCAAAAGTACCGTGTAGGCTTAATAGATATGGATGGCCAGGCGACCCTCTCTATGTATTACGCGCCAGAGGCAGACCAGGAAGGCAACTTGTCTGTGGGTGATCTCATTATGCGTAACTTTGACTTGGATGAGGATGAAACGTTTGAGCAAGCGGTATCTGAGGCGTTCCTAGAAACCACCATTCCTAACTTACGAATTCTGCCAGCAGCGCAGAGTGACCGAGCTATTGAAGGCTGGTTCCATGAACAAGTCTTCAGCCATAAATTGCCATCCCCCTACTCTATCTTGGCTGAGATCATCGATGCAGTGAAAGATGAATTCGACATCATCATCATCGATACACCGCCATCACTAGGTTACGCAACTTACAACGCCTACTTTGCCGCAACCAGCGTGGTATTCCCGCTATCGATTACGGAGAACGATATCGACGCGACCTGTTCATACTTCAGCTACATTCCGCAAGTATGGGCACTGTTGGCCAATGCGAATCATGATGGGTACGACTTCATGAAGATCCTGCTTACCAACCATCGTGACAGCTCGACCACAACTGAGTTGATGAACAGTCTTTACGACCACTTTGCACCTTATTTGTACTCTAAGGAGTTCAAACATAGCGAAGCCATCAGACAAGCCTCTTCCCTACTTTCGACCGTTTTTGATATGTCGAAGAGCGAGTACCCAAAAAGTAAGTCGACGTTCCAAACGGCACAACAAAACGGGTATGAGGTAACCAGTCAAATTCAGCGCGACATTCTTAATGTGTGGCGCGAACAGGAGCAAGCATAA